GGGAAAGAATGCTTCATGATATAATCAATAAAGATACTTACGAGTTAACCAAAAGAGATACTATTTTTAGTGACCCAAAAAATAATGAAAATAAGATAGATGTTTCTTATAATGTTAATGAATGGCAATTTATTGACGAAGAGAACATCATACTACATGGTAATACTATTAGATTTGAACAAGGAATTAAAATGCAAGGTTTTGCAATGATATACAACAAGTCTGAAAAATCATATAAATTTATAGAAAATGAGTTATTTGATTCCGAAGAATCTACATCATTTGTGTTTGTTAATGAGACCAAAATAATATTATATAGTAGGTCATACATTATCATTTTAGACAGAGAAACATTATCAGAAATAAGTTCTGTTGCGACAGTAAATCTTGGCATTCCAAATTCACAGCATTCTGGATTAAGATCAATTGATATTACAGAGCAGAACGAATTAATACTAAGTATTACAAACTACAATGCCAAAGATATTTATTATTCAGTTATCAAGACTGATATTGATTTTAATGTTATCTGGCGGAATGACTTTATAAATGATTGTCACTTAAGTTCATTAACAAGAATAAGAGCCCTGCCAAATGGGATTATAGCATTTGCTACAGTATGTAATGATTCACTCAAATTAAAAATTATTAAGGATAACACAGTAGGGGTTTCAGAAGAAATAAATCACAGCGGCAAATTATTGATTTCACCTAATCCCGCAAGTGATTTTATTACAATCAGTTTTAAAACTTCGGAAGTTTTGGAAACTTCCGAAGTTTCTTCTGTGCAAATATTCGATATGCTTGGTTTGGAGGTAGCACAGACGCCCTCGTCTGTGAATAATATGAAAAATACTCAGACGGGGGCGTCTGAGCTACTAAGAATTGATGTATCTCATCTGCAACCGGGCGTATATTTAATTCGCTTAGGCAACAGAATTGAAAAGTTTGTTAAGATGTAACATAGTTAAAAGTTAAATGTTATTGAGTTGAAAGTTAAATCCGTCTTCGCAACAAAGGGCTTCAGCCCTTTGCGATGGTAGGTGAAGCCAAATAAAGTTGCGCCACACTTGTGAGGTGTGGCACATTCTTCTTACTTCTTCCTGAAATACAAAACCGTATATTTGGGATGGTTGGTTACAATTGTTAGGTTAGTTTCACTTAGGTTATACTGATATGCGGAGCTTAAAGCCGATGTGTATTGAAGTTCCAAATCATCTCCACAATAAGCTTCTGTAATCACCATATCCTTAAATGATAAGTTATTATCTGATATTGAGTACATAAAACCGTAATTATTACAATTCAAGCGTCCGCTGCCGGTGTTTGAACCATCAAATTTCATAGTGTATTTGTTATTGTTTTTATATTCGGGTGTGAAGAATGCTTCCATTGCTCCAATAGAATATCCAAACCACTCCCAAGAAGTACTCTGCAATATGCTTTCAGATTCACCTAAATGAATTTCCTCTGTGTCGGCAAATTCGATTGGTTCATTTCGCTTTTCAAGTTTGACGATATGTACCGGATAACCGATATCATCTGTGCCGATATATGGAATATAATATTTGGAATAAACCGTAATTTTGCCATCTTTCAGCTCAATAGCCGGAATTAGTATGTAATTGCTACCGCTTGAGCTTGAGCCGTAATGTGCGATAATCACCATATCTTTGCTGTAGTCAATATCACCGATAGTAACAGGTATTTCATTACCGTTTCCGTCATAATTGTATGAACGCACTTTCGATAAAAATTCTGATTCATCTGCTTTACTTTTCAGAACTGTAAAAATTTTGTTTTCGGAAACAATTCCATGTGATTTATTGAAAATCGTTGTAAATGGTAGTAATTGGCTATCATCTTCTACTTCTTTCACAATTTTTGTTTCTGCAAATTCGACTGCACCCTCAGTTCTTTTAACAGCTACAATATGTATAGGGTAGCCAATGGACAAATCGCCAACTTCAGGATGAAATTCCCTTGATTCAACAAATAATTTATCCTGATTATTAACTATTCTTGTTATCTCAAAAGTAATACTGCTACTTGGCTTAGCACCTCTTGACATACATATCAACATGTCTTTTGAAAAATCAATTTGATTTACTCTAAATTTCAAATCTGAAAATTTTTCGTAATTAGCCATATCTTCAATAAAACTATTCATAAAAGTATTAAATTCTGATTTTGACCTAAATACAAAATTTACAGGTTCTTCAAACCGAAAACTATGGTTACCTTTGAACAATGTTTCAAAAGTAGTTTCCTGTGTCATTTTAAGATTATCATCTAATCCCACAGGGTCTTTGCATGCTCCTAAAAAAAGTAAGGTAAGCATTGCAACAGTCAAAAATATTTTCTTTTTCATTTTAATAATCTCCTGAATTATTTTTAAAATTTATTTTCTCGAAATTTAGTTACGAAGTAGCGTACCATTAATAGCAATAACAATTACTAAATTGTTTTAGCAGCGTAGCTGCATACCATTAATAGCATAATAAAACACGAATTCGGCGTAGCTACATAGTAGCGATCCCAAAAACATCAATCAAAAAAATCAAATAAATATTCTTCCTTGTAAACAATACTAAACTTCTCCAAAAACTCGACATATTCTTCTTTAAACGTCTTCTTCTTGTGATGCAGTTCCTGATTCAAAATGTACTTAACAACTGCATCAATCTGACTTATTGAGTATGAAAACGCACC
This is a stretch of genomic DNA from Ignavibacteriota bacterium. It encodes these proteins:
- a CDS encoding T9SS type A sorting domain-containing protein; its protein translation is MKFILTVFIIVILNIFKIFSQDIISENNYDVSFEFPNALSKNVFFSSFSYYQCIKTNDNGLLFVFDNYFNYINNNTLSELTFPSIAKIDNELNFQWLTELRGSNNIVNYSLNSKDENIELYGSICTRGGAENGWDGCYPVVLELDKFGNKKSEKFNLSSYSLNHSSTKFWIIGDYLNTIYSDGERMLHDIINKDTYELTKRDTIFSDPKNNENKIDVSYNVNEWQFIDEENIILHGNTIRFEQGIKMQGFAMIYNKSEKSYKFIENELFDSEESTSFVFVNETKIILYSRSYIIILDRETLSEISSVATVNLGIPNSQHSGLRSIDITEQNELILSITNYNAKDIYYSVIKTDIDFNVIWRNDFINDCHLSSLTRIRALPNGIIAFATVCNDSLKLKIIKDNTVGVSEEINHSGKLLISPNPASDFITISFKTSEVLETSEVSSVQIFDMLGLEVAQTPSSVNNMKNTQTGASELLRIDVSHLQPGVYLIRLGNRIEKFVKM
- a CDS encoding META domain-containing protein — protein: MKKKIFLTVAMLTLLFLGACKDPVGLDDNLKMTQETTFETLFKGNHSFRFEEPVNFVFRSKSEFNTFMNSFIEDMANYEKFSDLKFRVNQIDFSKDMLICMSRGAKPSSSITFEITRIVNNQDKLFVESREFHPEVGDLSIGYPIHIVAVKRTEGAVEFAETKIVKEVEDDSQLLPFTTIFNKSHGIVSENKIFTVLKSKADESEFLSKVRSYNYDGNGNEIPVTIGDIDYSKDMVIIAHYGSSSSGSNYILIPAIELKDGKITVYSKYYIPYIGTDDIGYPVHIVKLEKRNEPIEFADTEEIHLGESESILQSTSWEWFGYSIGAMEAFFTPEYKNNNKYTMKFDGSNTGSGRLNCNNYGFMYSISDNNLSFKDMVITEAYCGDDLELQYTSALSSAYQYNLSETNLTIVTNHPKYTVLYFRKK